In Listeria cossartiae subsp. cossartiae, one genomic interval encodes:
- a CDS encoding YkuJ family protein translates to MSQLLGIIQRLHAMQEDESAETQARRFEKNGTPVCEVKFFQASNSFEVEIYGDNSKYQFDDIDMTAIEIFETLQENE, encoded by the coding sequence ATGTCTCAGTTATTGGGAATTATTCAACGTTTACATGCAATGCAAGAAGATGAGTCTGCTGAAACACAAGCAAGACGTTTTGAAAAAAATGGTACGCCTGTGTGCGAAGTGAAGTTTTTCCAAGCTTCTAACTCATTTGAAGTAGAAATCTATGGCGACAACAGTAAATATCAGTTTGATGATATTGACATGACGGCTATCGAAATTTTTGAAACATTACAAGAAAACGAATAA
- the cbpB gene encoding cyclic-di-AMP-binding protein CbpB gives MISNRFGQFIDNELADSMISAEKVAHVQLGNNLEHALLVLTKCGYSVIPVLDFEFKLHGLISAAMITDAILGLERIEFERLEDLKVEDVMQTDFPVIKDFNNNERIVHLLVDHPFVCVVDADHHFEGIVTRRVVLKQVNRYIHLQVEENR, from the coding sequence ATGATCTCAAATAGATTTGGACAATTTATTGACAATGAACTAGCTGATTCTATGATTTCCGCTGAAAAGGTTGCCCATGTGCAGCTTGGTAATAACTTAGAACATGCACTACTTGTTTTAACTAAATGCGGTTATTCAGTTATTCCTGTACTAGACTTTGAATTTAAACTCCATGGATTAATAAGTGCAGCAATGATTACGGATGCGATACTTGGACTCGAACGTATCGAGTTTGAACGATTAGAAGATTTAAAAGTAGAAGATGTCATGCAAACTGATTTCCCGGTAATTAAAGATTTTAACAATAACGAGCGAATTGTACACTTACTTGTAGATCATCCTTTTGTTTGTGTTGTAGATGCTGACCACCATTTTGAAGGAATAGTAACAAGGCGTGTTGTGTTAAAACAAGTCAATCGCTATATTCATTTACAGGTGGAGGAAAATAGATGA
- a CDS encoding LysR family transcriptional regulator, with protein sequence MIVTEYELLVCLAEELNMRKSAEKLFLSQPALSQRLQTIESRWNTKIFIRTQKGLLLTPEGEAIVRHASSVIEREHTIQEKLEAMEGVVRGTLRIACASVVAQMWLPRVLKAFSRAYPNVQISLVTGWSSEVTQQLAAGNVHIGIVRGNSTWKSVQKPLFNDKLILVDTEITKIEEVFQTNRPFIQFRSDSNYYQVIQDYWQRNFGKMPRQAMLMDQMETSRQMALNGIGFAILPEVTMLGYTDKINKIPLTEKDGSILSRETNLLTYEQSLSLPQVKAFLEITDKFLEQVK encoded by the coding sequence ATGATTGTCACAGAATATGAATTACTTGTTTGTTTAGCGGAAGAACTTAATATGCGTAAAAGTGCGGAAAAGCTCTTTTTAAGTCAGCCAGCTTTGTCACAACGCCTGCAAACAATTGAAAGCAGATGGAACACCAAAATCTTTATTCGTACACAAAAAGGACTATTGCTAACCCCAGAAGGAGAAGCAATTGTTCGCCATGCATCTAGCGTTATTGAGCGTGAGCATACTATCCAAGAGAAACTCGAAGCGATGGAAGGTGTCGTGCGGGGAACACTACGAATTGCCTGTGCGAGCGTAGTTGCACAAATGTGGCTACCGCGCGTCCTAAAAGCTTTCTCAAGAGCCTATCCAAACGTGCAAATTTCGCTTGTCACGGGTTGGAGCAGCGAAGTAACGCAACAATTAGCTGCCGGCAATGTTCATATCGGGATTGTTCGTGGAAATTCCACTTGGAAAAGCGTTCAAAAACCATTATTTAATGACAAATTAATTTTAGTAGACACTGAAATCACAAAAATTGAAGAAGTTTTCCAAACCAATCGACCATTTATCCAATTTCGCAGTGATTCGAATTATTACCAAGTTATTCAAGACTACTGGCAACGTAATTTCGGGAAAATGCCACGTCAAGCAATGCTGATGGATCAAATGGAAACCTCAAGACAAATGGCCTTAAATGGTATTGGTTTTGCGATTTTACCGGAAGTGACGATGTTAGGTTATACGGACAAAATCAACAAAATCCCACTAACAGAAAAAGATGGCTCGATTTTAAGTCGCGAAACGAATTTACTGACTTACGAACAGTCACTCAGTTTACCACAAGTGAAGGCGTTTTTAGAAATAACAGATAAATTCCTTGAACAAGTTAAATAG
- the dapD gene encoding 2,3,4,5-tetrahydropyridine-2,6-dicarboxylate N-acetyltransferase — protein MEQMDAHQIISFIQNSKKATPVKVYLKGDLEKIDFPSDVKTFITGNAGTIFGEWAVVEPLLEANKANIEDYVIENDRRNSAIPLLDMKNINARIEPGAVIRDQVTIGDNAVIMMGASINIGSVIGDGTMIDMNVVLGGRATVGKNCHIGAGSVLAGVVEPPSAQPVIVEDNVVVGANVVVLEGVRIGEGAVVAAGAIVTKDVAPGTVVAGIPARELKKLDAKTASKTEIMQELRQL, from the coding sequence ATGGAACAAATGGATGCACACCAAATTATTTCTTTTATTCAAAATAGCAAGAAAGCAACACCAGTCAAAGTTTACCTTAAAGGGGACTTAGAAAAAATCGATTTCCCAAGTGATGTAAAAACATTCATTACTGGAAATGCGGGAACTATTTTTGGAGAATGGGCAGTTGTTGAGCCATTATTAGAAGCAAATAAAGCGAATATTGAAGATTACGTGATCGAAAATGATCGTCGTAACTCCGCTATTCCTTTGTTAGATATGAAAAATATTAATGCACGTATTGAGCCTGGCGCAGTGATTCGCGACCAAGTAACAATTGGCGACAATGCGGTAATTATGATGGGAGCAAGCATTAATATCGGTTCTGTTATCGGCGACGGTACAATGATTGATATGAATGTTGTTCTTGGCGGCCGCGCAACAGTTGGTAAAAATTGCCATATTGGTGCAGGTTCTGTCCTTGCCGGCGTAGTAGAACCACCATCCGCACAACCAGTAATCGTAGAAGATAATGTGGTTGTTGGCGCGAACGTTGTTGTTTTAGAAGGCGTACGTATTGGAGAAGGCGCAGTTGTAGCAGCGGGCGCAATCGTTACAAAAGATGTAGCTCCTGGAACAGTTGTAGCCGGAATTCCTGCACGTGAACTTAAAAAATTAGATGCAAAAACAGCGTCTAAAACAGAAATCATGCAAGAACTTCGCCAACTTTAA
- a CDS encoding N-acetyldiaminopimelate deacetylase, translating into MLNEFIAIRRDLHQIPETGYKELKTQAYLLDYISKLPNEHLEVKKWRTGILVLVKGSNPEKTIGYRTDIDALPITEETGLAFASKHPGNMHACGHDLHMSIALGVLTHFASKPAKDNLLFVFQPAEEGPGGAKPIMESAEFAEWRPDSIYGLHIAPEYKVGEIAIKPGLLFANTSELFISFKGKGGHAAYPHLANDMVVAASAFVGQMQTIISRNIDPMDSAVITIGRIHGGEIQNVIAETAYLDGTIRTLSPETMEIVWTRLKQLAKGWEEAYQCEVEFHPGSDYYQVDNDPAETEEFIHFLEERYPESYVPARSAMTGEDFGYFLSEIKGFMFWLGVDSEYSLHHAKLNPKEEAIPFAIDVLVQFLESK; encoded by the coding sequence ATGTTAAATGAATTTATTGCCATTCGACGTGATTTACACCAAATTCCTGAAACAGGTTACAAAGAGTTGAAAACACAAGCTTATTTATTAGATTATATTAGCAAATTACCGAACGAACATTTAGAAGTGAAAAAATGGCGCACGGGAATTTTAGTTTTAGTGAAGGGATCGAACCCCGAAAAAACAATTGGCTATCGTACGGATATTGATGCCTTACCAATTACAGAAGAAACGGGTTTAGCCTTTGCATCAAAACATCCAGGTAATATGCATGCTTGTGGACATGATTTACATATGAGTATCGCGCTTGGTGTGTTGACGCATTTTGCGAGTAAACCAGCCAAAGATAATCTACTATTCGTGTTCCAACCAGCCGAAGAAGGACCGGGCGGCGCCAAACCAATCATGGAAAGCGCGGAATTTGCTGAATGGCGCCCAGATAGCATTTACGGACTTCATATCGCACCAGAATACAAAGTCGGTGAAATTGCGATTAAACCCGGCTTACTGTTTGCCAATACATCCGAACTCTTTATCTCGTTTAAAGGAAAAGGCGGGCACGCGGCGTATCCGCATTTGGCGAATGATATGGTTGTTGCGGCAAGCGCCTTCGTAGGGCAAATGCAGACGATTATAAGCCGAAATATCGATCCAATGGATAGCGCGGTTATTACGATTGGTCGGATTCACGGCGGGGAAATTCAAAATGTCATTGCGGAAACGGCTTATTTAGATGGGACGATTCGGACGCTTTCACCGGAAACAATGGAGATAGTTTGGACTCGTTTAAAACAGCTTGCTAAAGGCTGGGAAGAGGCTTACCAATGTGAAGTGGAATTTCATCCAGGATCAGATTATTACCAAGTGGACAATGATCCGGCTGAAACCGAAGAATTTATCCACTTTTTAGAAGAACGTTATCCTGAAAGTTATGTGCCAGCACGTTCGGCGATGACTGGCGAAGACTTTGGTTACTTTTTATCCGAAATTAAAGGGTTTATGTTTTGGTTGGGTGTGGATTCGGAGTACAGTTTGCATCACGCGAAACTTAATCCAAAAGAAGAAGCGATTCCATTTGCCATTGATGTATTAGTGCAATTTTTGGAAAGTAAATAA
- a CDS encoding mechanosensitive ion channel family protein, translated as MNLLKKWFNSIDWEQFWNHIISVGIKIAILIVLYFIFRVVGNKIIRSFFRKYRQQQAVSVGRADTLESLISNFYGYVLFFTFAILLLQNFMDVTAIIASAGVASLAIAFGAQGLVSDVVTGFFILLERQLDVGDTITIGLVNGTVEALGLRTTQVRDFDGTLHFIPNRQIMVVSNHSRGNMRVMVDIQISPHEDPEKAIAIISEVCEVAAKENKNIVEPPVVLGVQNIDATNMMIRVVGKAVNGEQYSVQRDLLKDIREALAENEIELPLNFVSTFGPNNN; from the coding sequence ATGAATTTACTCAAAAAGTGGTTCAATTCGATTGATTGGGAACAATTTTGGAATCATATTATTTCTGTTGGGATAAAAATTGCGATATTAATTGTTCTTTATTTTATTTTTCGCGTAGTTGGTAATAAGATTATTCGTAGTTTCTTCCGCAAGTATCGGCAGCAACAAGCCGTTTCTGTTGGTCGGGCGGATACGTTAGAGAGCTTAATTTCTAATTTTTACGGTTATGTTTTATTTTTCACTTTTGCGATTTTATTATTACAGAACTTTATGGACGTTACAGCGATTATTGCGAGCGCTGGGGTTGCGAGTTTGGCAATCGCGTTTGGTGCACAAGGGCTTGTTAGTGACGTGGTAACTGGATTTTTTATTCTGCTTGAACGACAACTTGATGTTGGCGATACGATTACAATTGGGCTCGTCAATGGAACTGTTGAGGCACTGGGACTTAGAACAACGCAGGTACGTGATTTTGATGGCACGCTTCATTTCATTCCTAACCGACAAATTATGGTCGTTAGTAATCATTCGCGCGGCAATATGCGAGTAATGGTGGACATTCAAATTAGTCCGCATGAAGATCCGGAAAAAGCAATTGCAATTATTAGTGAGGTTTGTGAAGTTGCTGCAAAAGAAAACAAAAATATCGTAGAACCCCCTGTTGTGTTAGGTGTGCAAAACATCGATGCAACAAATATGATGATTCGAGTGGTAGGTAAAGCCGTGAACGGTGAGCAGTACTCTGTTCAACGCGATTTACTCAAAGATATCCGCGAAGCACTCGCAGAAAATGAAATCGAATTACCGCTCAATTTTGTAAGCACATTCGGACCAAATAATAATTAA
- a CDS encoding quaternary amine ABC transporter ATP-binding protein, whose protein sequence is MSKIKVEELTKIFGKKASKASSLLSQGKSKTDILKETGATIGVNKASFSVEEGEIFVIMGLSGSGKSTLVRLLNRLIEPTSGKIWLDGKELSSLNKKELLEVRRKSMSMVFQNFGLFPNRTINRNVEYGLEIQGMDKDEREKNAAESLALVGLAGYGDQYPSQLSGGMQQRVGLARALANNPDILLMDEAFSALDPLNRKDMQDQLLDLQDKMKKTIIFITHDLDEALRIGDHIMIMRDGSVVQTGSPEEILAHPANEYVEKFIEDVDRSKVYTASNVMIRPEIVNFEKDGPRVALKRMREAGTSSVFVVKRNRELVGIVHAAEVSKLVKENITSLETALHRDVPTTGLDTPLAEIMDTISTTTIPIAVTEDGKLKGIIIRGSVLAALSGNEVNVNA, encoded by the coding sequence TTGAGTAAGATTAAAGTAGAAGAGCTAACGAAGATTTTCGGAAAAAAGGCTTCCAAAGCATCTTCTTTACTTTCTCAGGGGAAATCGAAAACAGATATTTTGAAAGAAACAGGCGCGACAATTGGTGTGAATAAAGCATCTTTTAGCGTAGAAGAAGGCGAGATTTTCGTTATTATGGGGCTTTCTGGTAGTGGGAAGTCGACTTTGGTACGACTTTTAAACCGTCTAATTGAGCCTACGAGCGGAAAAATTTGGCTTGACGGAAAAGAACTATCCAGTCTAAATAAAAAAGAACTTTTGGAAGTTAGAAGAAAAAGCATGAGTATGGTCTTCCAAAACTTTGGTTTATTTCCTAACAGAACGATTAATCGCAATGTTGAATACGGTCTTGAAATTCAAGGAATGGACAAAGACGAACGTGAGAAAAATGCAGCAGAATCGCTTGCACTTGTTGGTTTAGCTGGTTATGGCGATCAATATCCTTCGCAACTTTCTGGTGGGATGCAGCAACGTGTAGGTCTGGCGAGAGCACTTGCGAACAATCCGGACATTTTATTAATGGATGAAGCATTCTCCGCACTTGACCCACTTAATCGAAAAGACATGCAAGATCAATTACTAGATTTACAAGATAAAATGAAAAAAACGATTATCTTTATTACCCATGATCTGGATGAGGCGCTTCGGATTGGTGACCACATCATGATTATGCGTGATGGTTCCGTCGTTCAAACAGGTTCTCCGGAAGAAATTCTGGCACATCCAGCCAATGAATACGTCGAAAAATTCATTGAAGATGTTGACCGTTCGAAAGTCTATACAGCGAGCAACGTGATGATTCGTCCAGAAATCGTTAATTTTGAAAAAGATGGTCCGCGTGTTGCGCTTAAACGGATGCGTGAAGCTGGAACTTCCAGTGTATTCGTTGTGAAACGTAATCGTGAGCTAGTTGGTATTGTCCATGCTGCTGAAGTATCAAAACTTGTAAAAGAAAATATTACTTCACTTGAAACGGCTCTACATCGTGATGTGCCAACAACTGGCCTAGATACGCCGCTTGCAGAAATTATGGATACAATCTCGACAACGACGATTCCAATCGCTGTAACAGAAGATGGAAAACTAAAAGGAATTATCATTCGCGGATCCGTTCTGGCCGCACTTTCTGGAAACGAGGTGAACGTTAATGCCTAA
- a CDS encoding ABC transporter permease: MPNIPTIPLASWIDKLVDGLTQFEGFFNVITNIIGGIVDAFQWVFDLVPPWLFIILLVLGTFWVNRKGKKWGLITFEVVGLLLIWNLDFWRDMTQTLTLVLTSSLIALVIGVPLGIWMAKSNIVESIFKPVLDFMQTMPAFVYLIPAVAFFGIGMVPGVVASVIFAMPPTVRMTNLGIRQVSTELVEAADSFGSTPWQKLWKVQLPMAKSTMMAGINQSIMLALSMVVIASMIGAMGLGTRVYFAVGRNDAGGGFVAGIAIVIVAIILDRLTQAFNKKAKSE; this comes from the coding sequence ATGCCTAATATTCCAACGATTCCATTAGCTAGTTGGATTGACAAATTAGTGGATGGCTTAACGCAATTTGAAGGATTTTTTAATGTAATTACAAATATCATTGGCGGGATTGTGGACGCATTCCAATGGGTGTTCGACTTAGTTCCACCGTGGTTATTTATAATTTTACTTGTACTTGGAACATTTTGGGTAAATCGTAAAGGCAAAAAATGGGGTTTAATTACTTTTGAAGTTGTCGGTTTACTTTTAATTTGGAACTTAGATTTCTGGCGTGATATGACGCAAACATTAACGCTCGTACTGACAAGTAGTTTAATCGCGCTTGTTATCGGGGTTCCACTTGGTATTTGGATGGCAAAAAGCAATATCGTCGAAAGTATCTTTAAACCGGTGCTCGACTTTATGCAAACCATGCCGGCCTTTGTTTACTTAATTCCAGCCGTAGCATTTTTCGGAATTGGAATGGTTCCAGGGGTTGTGGCTTCTGTTATTTTCGCAATGCCTCCAACTGTTCGTATGACTAATCTAGGTATTCGCCAAGTTTCAACAGAGCTTGTAGAAGCAGCCGATTCGTTCGGTTCAACACCTTGGCAAAAACTTTGGAAAGTACAGCTACCAATGGCGAAATCAACCATGATGGCTGGGATTAACCAAAGTATCATGTTAGCACTTTCTATGGTCGTAATTGCTTCGATGATCGGTGCGATGGGACTTGGAACACGTGTTTACTTCGCAGTAGGACGTAATGACGCTGGTGGTGGATTTGTCGCTGGGATTGCGATTGTTATTGTAGCAATCATCCTAGACCGTCTGACACAAGCCTTCAATAAAAAAGCGAAATCAGAATAA
- a CDS encoding glycine/betaine ABC transporter substrate-binding protein, which produces MLKKLITTAVLAMLIFTLAACGTTLAPYDAKKDLGEQINYTITGIDAGAGIMLATQNAIKDYHLDDDNWQLQTSSTAAMTSTLQKAMKDKRPIVVTGWTPHWMFTKFDLKFLDDPKNVYGNAENIHTIVRKGLKEDKPSAYQVLDNFFWTAEDMSEVMLEVNDGVDPEEAAKKWIKNNPEKVAKWTDGVEKVDGDEIKLTYVAWDSEIASTNVVAEALKQVGYKPTIQAMEIQPMWASVATDAADGMVAAWLPNTSGIYYKDYKGKFEDLGPNLKGAKIGLAVPKYMTNINSIEDLKTSK; this is translated from the coding sequence TTGCTAAAAAAATTAATCACCACCGCAGTTTTGGCTATGCTTATTTTCACTTTAGCAGCCTGCGGGACAACCCTTGCTCCTTATGACGCGAAAAAAGATTTAGGCGAACAAATCAATTATACAATCACTGGAATTGATGCAGGAGCAGGAATTATGCTTGCCACACAAAATGCGATTAAAGATTACCATTTAGATGATGATAATTGGCAGTTACAAACAAGTTCGACTGCGGCAATGACTAGTACACTTCAAAAAGCGATGAAAGATAAGCGCCCGATTGTTGTAACTGGTTGGACCCCACACTGGATGTTTACAAAATTTGATTTGAAATTTTTAGACGATCCCAAAAATGTCTATGGTAACGCAGAAAATATCCACACAATCGTACGCAAAGGCTTAAAAGAAGATAAACCCTCCGCGTACCAAGTGTTAGATAATTTCTTCTGGACCGCAGAAGACATGTCTGAGGTAATGCTAGAAGTGAATGACGGCGTTGACCCAGAAGAAGCAGCCAAAAAATGGATTAAAAATAATCCAGAAAAAGTGGCAAAATGGACAGATGGCGTTGAAAAAGTAGATGGTGATGAAATCAAGTTAACTTATGTAGCTTGGGATTCTGAAATTGCCTCCACAAACGTTGTCGCAGAAGCATTAAAACAAGTTGGCTACAAACCGACGATCCAAGCAATGGAAATTCAACCAATGTGGGCATCTGTCGCAACGGACGCAGCAGATGGAATGGTTGCAGCATGGCTTCCAAACACTTCCGGAATCTACTACAAAGATTATAAAGGGAAGTTTGAAGATTTAGGGCCGAACTTAAAAGGTGCAAAAATTGGCCTTGCAGTTCCAAAATACATGACGAATATCAATTCCATTGAAGATTTGAAAACAAGCAAATAA
- a CDS encoding PTS sugar transporter subunit IIA yields MFKKFLKKTKQEVVYAHVTGQVIALEDVPDPVFNQKMMGEGIAIKPETGTIVAPVDGKIIQLAETKHAFGIRTDMGQEILVHIGLETVSLNGEGFNVLVSVGDKVKVGDPIVEADFDFIEKNAASTVVPMVITNSAEGKYDFDFQTVTKAEAGKTAVLTTNLK; encoded by the coding sequence ATGTTTAAAAAATTTCTAAAAAAGACAAAACAAGAAGTAGTATACGCGCATGTCACTGGACAAGTTATCGCATTAGAAGATGTTCCAGATCCAGTTTTTAATCAAAAAATGATGGGAGAAGGCATTGCAATTAAACCAGAAACAGGCACAATTGTTGCTCCCGTAGATGGAAAAATTATTCAACTTGCGGAAACGAAGCATGCTTTTGGTATTCGTACAGATATGGGACAAGAAATTCTTGTACACATTGGCTTAGAAACGGTATCTCTAAACGGCGAGGGCTTCAATGTTTTAGTAAGTGTGGGCGATAAAGTAAAAGTAGGCGATCCTATCGTGGAAGCAGACTTTGATTTCATCGAAAAAAATGCTGCAAGTACTGTTGTACCAATGGTTATAACGAATAGTGCAGAAGGTAAATACGATTTTGATTTCCAAACTGTCACAAAAGCAGAAGCAGGGAAAACAGCAGTATTGACAACGAATTTAAAATAA
- a CDS encoding copper homeostasis protein CutC, which produces MLEVIVQNPRDAYLAEKYGANRMEVVSAISEGGLTPSYGAIKEIVRASKLPAMMMIRPHSFSFVYDEPARIVMERDIELAKEVGVAGIVYGGITADGEIDQALLEKVIEWKGDLDLTFHRALEATKDIEASYQVLRTYGKDINQLLTSGGTDSALDSLPRLKRWIQDSQENPDSFQILVGSGVKPENIATFQATLNHTDYHVGSAAREASDFSKDILKEKIATLQQQINNH; this is translated from the coding sequence ATGTTAGAAGTAATCGTTCAAAATCCAAGAGATGCCTACTTAGCTGAAAAATACGGCGCGAATAGAATGGAAGTAGTTTCGGCAATAAGTGAAGGTGGCCTGACGCCAAGTTATGGTGCGATTAAAGAAATCGTACGTGCTTCTAAGTTACCAGCAATGATGATGATTCGCCCACATAGTTTTTCGTTTGTTTATGATGAGCCGGCGAGAATCGTAATGGAACGAGATATCGAGCTTGCAAAAGAAGTTGGCGTAGCGGGAATTGTTTACGGTGGCATTACAGCAGACGGCGAAATCGATCAAGCCCTACTCGAAAAAGTGATTGAATGGAAAGGCGATTTAGACCTTACTTTCCACCGAGCACTGGAAGCAACCAAAGATATCGAAGCGAGTTACCAAGTTTTGCGTACATATGGAAAAGACATTAACCAATTACTCACTTCTGGCGGTACAGATAGCGCACTAGATTCCCTGCCGCGCCTAAAACGCTGGATCCAGGATAGTCAAGAAAACCCCGATTCATTCCAAATTTTAGTTGGAAGTGGCGTCAAACCCGAAAACATCGCGACCTTCCAAGCGACATTAAATCATACTGACTATCATGTAGGAAGTGCCGCAAGAGAAGCCAGTGATTTTTCCAAAGACATTTTAAAAGAAAAAATCGCTACATTACAACAACAAATAAACAATCACTGA
- a CDS encoding CvfB family protein translates to MNNYIGKSQVMTVKEIKDTGWLLEKEDVTVFLSKSNTHETELAVGAEVTVFIFVDYDREIAATTIIPKIQVGHYGWGTVTEVRKHLGVFVDIGIEKDVVVSLDDLPALLHLWPKKEDRVMIALRVDEENRVWGVLAEEEQFRAIAVRAEQDLFNQNIEGTIYRLLKIGSFVFTDDFHIGFIHESERTSEPRMGERVKARVIAVKPDGSLNLSLRGRSHEVLNDDAEMILTYLRSVGGEMPFGDKSDPDAIRAKFGISKAQFKRALGTLLKARRITQEDGVTTKITEETSD, encoded by the coding sequence GTGAATAACTATATTGGCAAAAGCCAAGTAATGACCGTAAAAGAAATCAAAGATACAGGTTGGCTTCTTGAAAAAGAAGACGTAACTGTTTTTTTATCTAAATCAAATACACATGAAACGGAACTTGCTGTTGGTGCAGAAGTAACCGTATTTATTTTTGTGGACTATGACCGCGAAATCGCAGCAACAACCATTATTCCAAAAATTCAAGTAGGACATTATGGCTGGGGCACGGTAACAGAAGTGCGCAAACATCTAGGCGTTTTTGTCGATATCGGCATTGAAAAAGACGTCGTTGTATCACTGGACGACCTGCCAGCATTACTGCACTTATGGCCTAAAAAAGAAGACCGCGTGATGATTGCACTGCGCGTAGATGAAGAAAATCGCGTTTGGGGTGTTCTAGCAGAAGAAGAACAATTCCGCGCCATTGCCGTTCGAGCAGAACAAGATTTATTTAACCAAAACATCGAAGGCACGATTTATCGTTTATTAAAAATAGGTTCATTTGTATTTACAGATGATTTCCATATTGGCTTTATTCATGAAAGCGAACGTACTTCCGAACCACGAATGGGTGAACGCGTAAAAGCACGTGTTATCGCCGTAAAACCAGATGGCTCGCTAAACTTATCGCTTCGTGGTAGATCACATGAAGTATTAAATGATGATGCGGAAATGATTTTAACGTATTTACGAAGTGTCGGTGGGGAAATGCCATTTGGCGATAAATCCGATCCAGATGCTATCCGTGCAAAATTTGGTATAAGCAAAGCGCAATTCAAGCGCGCACTTGGCACCCTATTAAAAGCGCGACGCATTACACAAGAAGACGGTGTAACGACGAAAATCACCGAAGAAACATCCGACTAA
- the liaF gene encoding cell wall-active antibiotics response protein LiaF: MKKMESSVVFVFLIAIIVGVGLEMLFQWELLILFALGIFFIFTSRKASATKKSARNSLFIGIVFIIIAVLLTTTFKVGLVVAGIYAIIHYISRKRAPQLLMLKTREPDSKIDRTDKFIRNQWFGNQRILDVVYEWDDINIQTGIGDTILDLGNTVLPTGESVIMIRSVSGKIRILVPFDIGICIEHSAIFGNIQYDKESTSIQNNSIKVYSDNYESSARKVKIMTSVIFGDLEVIRL; the protein is encoded by the coding sequence TTGAAAAAAATGGAAAGCTCGGTTGTTTTTGTATTTTTAATTGCGATTATTGTTGGTGTAGGACTAGAAATGTTATTCCAGTGGGAGCTACTTATTTTGTTTGCACTCGGGATATTTTTCATCTTTACTTCAAGAAAGGCAAGCGCAACGAAGAAAAGTGCGAGAAACTCATTATTTATTGGTATCGTATTTATCATTATCGCCGTGTTACTTACAACCACTTTTAAAGTAGGACTTGTTGTTGCGGGGATTTATGCGATCATTCACTATATTAGTCGAAAGCGGGCACCTCAATTATTAATGCTTAAAACGAGAGAACCGGACAGCAAGATTGACCGCACAGATAAATTTATTCGCAATCAATGGTTCGGTAACCAGCGTATACTTGATGTCGTATATGAATGGGATGATATCAATATTCAAACGGGAATTGGTGACACGATTCTCGATTTAGGAAATACAGTTCTTCCAACTGGTGAAAGTGTTATTATGATTCGTAGTGTGTCCGGCAAAATTCGGATTCTCGTTCCATTTGATATTGGGATTTGCATCGAACACTCCGCAATTTTTGGAAATATTCAATATGATAAAGAAAGCACCTCTATTCAAAATAATAGCATCAAGGTCTACTCAGATAATTACGAAAGTTCTGCGCGAAAAGTGAAAATCATGACTTCTGTAATCTTTGGAGATTTAGAGGTGATTAGGCTATGA